A genome region from Bemisia tabaci chromosome 3, PGI_BMITA_v3 includes the following:
- the LOC109038955 gene encoding uncharacterized protein yields the protein MGQKKEIQFPIIHNSLCLTSSNETPCLLQGNFLILSFVIGAISEEDSTEPAFSDQDNAYSNVTVVVLPDHDQDLNSTSEDTKTQKRGIFGVGYGLGQGTGYYGPSVYAPAAYGIPGGYGHTLGGYAVGHGVKFSGIPGGVYNHAPAPAPFYGFNYGYKLGQPISHGVVKAVTIHQEVPVAVPQPYPVPVEKKVPYPVKVPYAVPVDRPYPVHVPKPYPVTVEKPVPYPVEKPVPYPVKVPVKVPVSHPVPYPVPKPYPVPVSKPVPVPYPQPVYIKKTIPVYIGGSGGGHSYPLPPSSSGSVYPPSSSGSIYPPSSSSSSGWYPPSSSGWYPPSSSGHTPPTKYHNPTYINAMGGFANTAGGLGKYGGISAGSVPYGPVGSYSEHPEVVSTLDGEHSSSSDTSSPNIGAPENYESPSYSDEAHMTQISRSTLLTALALASFVYAEDKTTTKEAEKDGKKQDKRGLFGLGYGYDSYSGYGLGYGHDSFDSFGHGLGSYGSYGSYGSGYGHGHVSHVTTTLTKEVAVPVPVPQPYPVHVEKHVPVPVPVKVAVPVDRPYPVHVPKPYPVAVEKPVPYPVEKPVPYPVHVPVKVPVAHPVPYPVPKPYPVAVEKHVPVPYPQPVYIEKSHGYGHGYGHGSYGSYGSYGHGDFSGLSLHGGYSSYH from the exons ATGGGTCAGAAAAAGGAG ATACAGTTTCCCATCATTCATAATTCCCTTTGTCTCACATCATCTAATGAAACACCTTGTTTGTTACAGGGAAATTTCCTCATCTTGTCTTTCGTCATCGGTGCGATCAGCGAAGAGGACTCGACGGAGCCAGCCTTCTCGGATCAAGACAACGCATACAGCAACGTGACAGTGGTAGTCCTCCCAGACCACGATCAGGACCTCAATTCAACCTCGGAGGACACAAAAACTCAAAAGCGGGGCATCTTCGGCGTGGGCTACGGTCTCGGCCAAGGCACCGGCTACTACGGACCCTCTGTCTACGCGCCGGCTGCCTACGGAATCCCCGGAGGCTATGGCCACACCTTGGGCGGCTACGCCGTCGGCCACGGAGTCAAGTTCAGCGGGATCCCCGGCGGGGTCTACAACCACGCTCCTGCCCCAGCTCCATTCTACGGCTTCAACTACGGCTACAAACTGGGTCAGCCTATCAGCCACGGGGTCGTCAAAGCCGTCACCATCCATCAGGAAGTCCCGGTCGCCGTCCCGCAGCCGTACCCAGTCCCGGTCGAGAAGAAAGTCCCGTACCCAGTCAAAGTCCCGTATGCAGTTCCAGTCGACCGACCATACCCAGTCCACGTCCCCAAACCATACCCAGTGACAGTCGAGAAACCAGTGCCGTACCCGGTGGAAAAGCCAGTCCCGTACCCGGTCAAAGTCCCCGTCAAAGTCCCAGTCTCACACCCGGTCCCGTACCCTGTGCCCAAGCCGTATCCAGTTCCCGTATCCAAACCTGTGCCCGTGCCATACCCACAGCCGGTGTATATAAAGAAGACAATCCCGGTGTATATCGGAGGTTCAGGTGGCGGACACTCGTATCCGTTACCGCCCAGTAGTAGCGGAAGTGTGTACCCACCTAGCAGTAGTGGGAGTATATATCCGcctagtagtagtagtagtagtggatGGTATCCACCTAGTAGTAGTGGGTGGTATCCACCGAGCAGCTCTGGGCATACACCACCCACCAAGTACCACAACCCGACCTACATTAATGCGATGGGTGGTTTTGCTAATACTGCAGGTGGGCTCGGTAAGTACGGAGGCATCTCTGCAGGGTCAGTGCCCTACGGACCCGTTGGAAGTTATTCAGAACACCCGGAAGTGGTCAGTACTTTGGACGGTGAACATAGCAGCAGCAGTGATACGAGTAGTCCCAACATCGGCGCTCCCGAGAACTACGAGAGTCCCAGTTACAGCGATGAGGCTCACATGACACAGATAAGTCGTTCC ACCTTGCTTACTGCTCTGGCGCTAGCCAGCTTTGTCTACGCAGAAGACAAAACCACAACTAAGGAGGCCGAAAAAGATGGCAAGAAGCAAGACAAGCGAGGTCTCTTCGGCTTAGGCTACGGATACGACTCCTACTCCGGCTACGGACTCGGCTACGGCCACGACTCCTTCGACTCCTTCGGACACGGACTAGGCAGCTACGGAAGCTACGGCAGCTACGGCTCCGGATACGGTCACGGTCACGTATCTCACGTCACAACCACCCTCACCAAGGAAGTTGCCGTCCCGGTTCCAGTCCCCCAACCCTATCCCGTCCACGTCGAGAAACACGTCCCAGTTCCCGTCCCCGTCAAGGTCGCCGTCCCCGTCGACAGGCCGTACCCCGTCCACGTACCCAAACCCTACCCAGTAGCCGTCGAGAAGCCAGTACCCTACCCCGTTGAGAAGCCGGTGCCTTACCCAGTTCACGTTCCGGTCAAGGTGCCCGTCGCTCACCCGGTGCCATACCCAGTGCCCAAGCCCTACCCAGTCGCCGTTGAGAAGCACGTGCCAGTCCCATACCCGCAACCAGTCTACATTGAGAAGTCTCACGGTTACGGACACGGCTACGGACACGGCAGCTACGGAAGTTACGGCAGCTACGGCCACGGAGACTTCTCCGGCCTGAGCCTGCATGGTGGTTACTCGTCCTATCATTGA